The stretch of DNA CTATATTCAAACAAAACCGCTGGATGCTGCCGCTACTCGGCGTAATTCTGGTGTGTTTCTCTGCGATAATTTTGCTGCTGCCAGAGCTCGGATTGAGCGGAGAGCGGGACAAGCTCTATGTGGGCCGTTTGCAGTCGCCGCTGCTTTTATCTGCGCCGCGGGCTGGCGATACCAAAGTGAACGTGAGTGAGAGGACCAAGCCGGCGGCGGAACCGGCCCTCAAGGCCAGAGCCGCCATAGTCCGGCAGAGCCATCCTGAGCTGTCCACCGTCTCCCAGACACTTGCGACCGCCTGGAAGCCTGTGCCCGCCTCCGGATGGATGAGCGTGAAACAATGGGTTCTGAAGGATAGTAGCACCCCGGTGTCCGTAATTGCTAAGAACAAGGCCTCCGCAGCCGCACCAATTCGGCATCCGCAGAACGCGCGTGAAGCGAGACGGAAGGTGGCGGCAGGGACAGCACGGGGCCAATCCAAGGACAAGAAGACTGCTGTAACCCAGAAACATCCCCCCGCAATACTTTACTTCTCACGGAATAAGCTATTAAGCCGGGAAGAGCGCGACCAAACAACCCGGAGCTACGCTGTATCCGAAGAAGAAGTGCTTCTGCTCCAGAAAATCGTAATGGCAGAGGCGGAAGGCGAACCGTACAAGGGCAAGGTGGCAGTTGCCAACGTTGTTCTAAACCGGCTGCGGTCAGCCCAATTTCCCAATACTATTAAAGCGGTCATATACCAGAAACATCAGTTTAGCCCGGTGGCCAACGGGCGGCTGAAACGGGTAAAGCCAAATCAGGACTCGATTAGGGCTGTTAGCGCCGCGCTCTCCGGGGTCAAGGAAGTCACGGACGACACCTATTATTTCCTTTCGCTTAAGCTTGCCCAGGATCTTACCGTGCACCATTCCCAGACTTTTTCCGAAAAAATTGGAAATCATAGCTTTTATCGATAGTTCATCTTCTCGTAATGGGGTAATCTACTATTATGTAGAGGAGGGATAATCATGAAAATTACTTACTACGGTCATTCCGCGCTGCTGGTTGAATCGCCTGAGGCTAAGGTTATCTTTGATCCGTTCTTATCGGGAAATCCGGGTTCGGGAATCGCTCCGGAGAAGATCCGGGTGGATGCGGTGCTGCTGACCCATGGGCACTCCGACCATCTCGGAGATGCTGTGGAGATTGCGAAGAACAACGACTGCCCGATATTCGCGGTCTATGAGCTTGCCGAGTACTGTCGGATTAAAGGGGCGAAGGTCAAGCACATGAACATAGGCGGCAAACTAAACTTTTCGGGGTTTACCGTTAAGTATACACCGGCCTTTCACTCTTCCTCCATACAGGAGGGCGATTACTGGATTTATCTAGGCCAGCCTGGGGGGATTCTGCTGACCCTTGAAGGCAAAACGCTGTTTCATGCCGGCGATACGGCGCTGTTCGGGGATATGAGGCTGATCGGGGAACGCAATGCTATTGATGTCGCCGCGCTTCCAATCGGGGATGTGCTGACGATGGGTCCGGACGATGCGCTGCTGGCGGCGAGCTGGCTGCGGGCGGCCAAGGTAATACCGGTGCATTATAATACTTTCCCGGTGATCGAACAGGACGGAGCGGAGTTCTGCAACCGGCTGAAGCAGGAGGGCATCACCGGATTCCCGCTCAAAGCCGGAGAGAGCGTGGAGATTTAGGAAGCGGCCGCAACAAAAAAGGACGAACGGCAAACAGCCGGACGTCCTTTTGGCGGTACATCAGTGAAATCAATAAATTAAGGAGCCAAGTATACCGCTTTGTCGCCGCGCGTCTGCGCCGGGGAGCCGTTCTCCCCAGCCAGCTTCTCCTGCTTGATCAGCATCTCCAGCACCGTTACCGCGCAGTGATGCGGTTGGTAGTGGTCAGGGGAGAGCCGGAGGCGGCGCTGCTTCTCAAGTTCTGCGTACTCGCGCTGCAGCAGCCGGAACCATTTGTCTATCACCGTCTCGGAGTCCAGCATTTCGGCCAAACCGAGCTCGACAAAATATTGGCAGTTCTTCTCTTCTTGCCCGGGAATGGCTTGATAGAAGAGCATAGGGATGCCTTTGGCCAGCGCCTCGGTGCAGGTCATGCCGCCCGGCTTCGTTATCAGCAGATCGGCGGCGTCCATTAACTTGTTGACGTCGCTGCTGTATCCGAGAACAGTGATATTCGGATGCTGGAACCGGGGATCGCTGCGCATTTTGTCCACCAGTTTATTATTGCTGCCCATACAGAAGATGAGCTGGATATGATCAATCTTGGCCGTCAGTGCGTTCATGATCCCTTCGCCGAACATCAGGCCCCAGCCGCCGCCCATAATCAGCACCGTGGGCATATCAGCAAGTCCAAGCTCCTGGCGGAGCGCCTCCCTGTTGGATCGTTCCCAGAATTTGGGGTGAACAGGGATGCCTGTTACCTTTACTTGATCGGAAGGAATGCCGCGTCCCGTCAAGATCGCCTTTACCCGAGAGGTAGAGACGAGGTAGCGGTTCACCTCTGCGTTAACCCAACTGCCGTGAGCGTCGTAGTCGGTAATCAGCGTGTACAGCGGCACTTTCAGCCCCAGATGCTTCAATCTGGAAACGACAGCGGCGGGAAGAGGGTGTGTGCATATAATTAGATCTGGTTTAAGCTGCTCGATGACTTGCCGGGCATGCGTATAAAAAACACGGTGCAGCGCCAGTTTGGTGAACCGGTTCAGCGATCTGTGATATTGCGTT from Paenibacillus sophorae encodes:
- a CDS encoding metal-dependent hydrolase, which produces MKITYYGHSALLVESPEAKVIFDPFLSGNPGSGIAPEKIRVDAVLLTHGHSDHLGDAVEIAKNNDCPIFAVYELAEYCRIKGAKVKHMNIGGKLNFSGFTVKYTPAFHSSSIQEGDYWIYLGQPGGILLTLEGKTLFHAGDTALFGDMRLIGERNAIDVAALPIGDVLTMGPDDALLAASWLRAAKVIPVHYNTFPVIEQDGAEFCNRLKQEGITGFPLKAGESVEI
- a CDS encoding cell wall hydrolase, yielding MSIFKQNRWMLPLLGVILVCFSAIILLLPELGLSGERDKLYVGRLQSPLLLSAPRAGDTKVNVSERTKPAAEPALKARAAIVRQSHPELSTVSQTLATAWKPVPASGWMSVKQWVLKDSSTPVSVIAKNKASAAAPIRHPQNAREARRKVAAGTARGQSKDKKTAVTQKHPPAILYFSRNKLLSREERDQTTRSYAVSEEEVLLLQKIVMAEAEGEPYKGKVAVANVVLNRLRSAQFPNTIKAVIYQKHQFSPVANGRLKRVKPNQDSIRAVSAALSGVKEVTDDTYYFLSLKLAQDLTVHHSQTFSEKIGNHSFYR
- a CDS encoding UDP-N-acetylglucosamine--LPS N-acetylglucosamine transferase, translated to MRKKRVLLFSEGFGTGHTGAAYALAEGIKRLNPAVQCRVIELGRFLNPTVAPWILSAYRKTVSSQPKLVGMLYKTQYHRSLNRFTKLALHRVFYTHARQVIEQLKPDLIICTHPLPAAVVSRLKHLGLKVPLYTLITDYDAHGSWVNAEVNRYLVSTSRVKAILTGRGIPSDQVKVTGIPVHPKFWERSNREALRQELGLADMPTVLIMGGGWGLMFGEGIMNALTAKIDHIQLIFCMGSNNKLVDKMRSDPRFQHPNITVLGYSSDVNKLMDAADLLITKPGGMTCTEALAKGIPMLFYQAIPGQEEKNCQYFVELGLAEMLDSETVIDKWFRLLQREYAELEKQRRLRLSPDHYQPHHCAVTVLEMLIKQEKLAGENGSPAQTRGDKAVYLAP